The genomic DNA CCAAAGCATCTTTTTATTTAGGGAAGAAGAATACCTTATACTTACAAGCATTTCCATAATTGAGTCATATTCTTTTTTAATAACCTCCTCTTTTATAAAGTAATCTTTAAATATTTTCCTTAAAATTTCCTCAATATCTTCTTTTTTTGGAAATGATAAAGCCCTTATTTTTATATCCATTTTAAATAGCTCATTAAGGGAGAAAGCAAGCTCATTTAATGTGCTTTTGCCAAAAATGGAAAATAGTAAAACCCCGTTTTTCAAAAGAAGGTTTTTATATTTTTCCAAAGAGGCTAACTCATTAAACCATTGAAAACAGGCATTGGATATGATTAGATTAAATCCTTTTTTAAATGGAGGTTTCTCTCCATCTCCAACAACAAATTTTACATCCCCTACCCTATTTCTTGCCAAATTTACCATTTTCTCTGATGCATCTAATGATATTATTTTTCCTGCAAACCTTTCCTTAAGCATTTTTGTAAATTGTCCATCTCCACATCCAATTTCAAGGATGTTATAGACATTATCAGGGGTTAAGGCTATAAGGCTTTCTCCTATTTTTTCCTGGATTTCTCCTCCCTTGTAATACTTTGAAAATTTGTCTATAATCCCTTTATCCATTTTAAGAAATCCTTAT from bacterium includes the following:
- a CDS encoding methyltransferase domain-containing protein, encoding MDKGIIDKFSKYYKGGEIQEKIGESLIALTPDNVYNILEIGCGDGQFTKMLKERFAGKIISLDASEKMVNLARNRVGDVKFVVGDGEKPPFKKGFNLIISNACFQWFNELASLEKYKNLLLKNGVLLFSIFGKSTLNELAFSLNELFKMDIKIRALSFPKKEDIEEILRKIFKDYFIKEEVIKKEYDSIMEMLVSIRYSSSLNKKMLWTKGRVERLDRIYRDKFGGIFATYEVFLCKGQNVK